A genomic segment from Gracilinanus agilis isolate LMUSP501 chromosome 1, AgileGrace, whole genome shotgun sequence encodes:
- the RPS20 gene encoding 40S ribosomal protein S20, translating into MAFKDTGKAPVEPEVAIHRIRITLTSRNVKSLEKVCADLIRGAKEKNLKVKGPVRMPTKTLRITTRKTPCGEGSKTWDRFQMRIHKRLIDLHSPSEIVKQITSISIEPGVEVEVTIADA; encoded by the exons ATG GCATTCAAAGACACCGGCAAGGCACCTGTGGAGCCCGAAGTGGCCATTCACCGAATTCGAATCACCCTCACCAGCCGCAACGTGAAATCCCTGGAAAAGG TATGTGCTGACCTAATTAGAGGGGCCaaagaaaagaacttgaaagTGAAAGGACCTGTTCGAATGCCCACTAAG ACCCTTCGGATCACAACTAGGAAAACTCCCTGTGGTGAAGGTTCAAAGACATGGGATCGGTTCCAGATGAGAATTCATAAACGCCTCATTGATTTGCACAGCCCTTCTGAAATTGTTAAACAGATTACTTCTATCAGCATTGAACCAGGTGTTGAAGTTGAAGTTACCATTGCAGATGCCTAA